Proteins from a single region of Bacteroidia bacterium:
- a CDS encoding T9SS type A sorting domain-containing protein, translated as MKNLITFSCILFLCAKIHAQGPGLIVNEVSQGNSGTREYVELIVVAPPGTCTVDIRQWVIDDNNGDYSGGPTTGAGIAPGHIRFTNDPQWASVPTGSIILIYNAADKNISITLPDDISDSNNDKVYIIPSNTSSLLERCTSIPNTSNSSYGGCTYTTPIWDPLGLANDGDVMQVRTPAFAHFHGLSFGDGTCNCIGAGPGVRVDNCTPLGCTAGRVYSFTHNSNDDFNDLVNYTNAAVPAGETPGAPNNAANAAWRNILLNCNLPLPAITLGHELVGNQVILRYQITQDEVVKNLILQHSANGKPWENLAHMDNTQTYIHTIYDNEPHYYRILYQDKDGNTKISNTLNVRLEGLISQELEIYPNPVPHDIVTVSLKHAENGTIQVFNLLGELIYQAFLQNGQKGHTIDVYGWQNGVYLLRFVSYTGGIYTQKIVKSSNF; from the coding sequence ATGAAAAATCTAATTACTTTCTCATGTATCTTATTCCTCTGTGCTAAAATACATGCGCAAGGACCTGGGCTAATTGTGAACGAAGTTTCACAAGGCAACAGCGGTACTCGCGAATATGTAGAACTTATCGTAGTAGCTCCACCTGGAACTTGTACGGTAGATATCCGCCAATGGGTAATTGATGACAATAATGGGGATTACAGTGGGGGACCCACTACAGGCGCGGGCATAGCACCTGGGCATATTCGTTTCACTAACGACCCCCAATGGGCAAGTGTACCCACAGGATCTATCATACTCATTTACAATGCTGCAGACAAAAATATATCTATTACCTTACCCGATGATATCAGCGACTCGAATAATGATAAAGTGTATATTATACCGTCCAATACCAGTTCGTTGCTAGAAAGGTGTACATCAATTCCAAATACTAGTAATTCTAGCTATGGGGGTTGCACTTATACTACCCCTATTTGGGATCCTCTTGGCTTAGCTAATGATGGGGATGTTATGCAGGTTCGTACTCCAGCTTTTGCCCATTTTCACGGTTTATCTTTTGGAGATGGTACATGCAATTGCATAGGCGCAGGTCCGGGAGTAAGAGTAGATAACTGCACTCCATTAGGTTGTACAGCGGGTAGAGTGTATTCTTTTACGCATAACAGCAATGATGATTTTAATGATCTTGTAAATTATACTAACGCAGCAGTTCCTGCAGGAGAAACCCCAGGCGCTCCGAATAATGCTGCAAATGCTGCATGGCGAAACATTTTACTAAACTGTAATCTTCCTCTACCTGCTATTACTTTAGGGCATGAATTAGTAGGTAACCAAGTTATTTTACGCTATCAAATTACGCAAGATGAAGTAGTTAAAAATCTTATTTTACAGCACTCTGCAAATGGTAAGCCCTGGGAAAATCTTGCTCACATGGACAACACACAAACCTATATTCACACAATTTATGACAATGAACCTCATTACTATCGTATTTTGTACCAAGATAAAGATGGTAATACCAAAATTAGCAATACGTTAAATGTACGATTAGAAGGTTTGATAAGTCAGGAATTAGAAATATACCCCAATCCTGTCCCTCATGACATTGTAACCGTTTCTCTCAAACATGCTGAAAATGGCACTATACAGGTATTCAATTTGTTAGGAGAACTAATTTACCAAGCTTTTTTACAAAATGGTCAAAAGGGACATACAATAGATGTATATGGATGGCAAAACGGGGTTTATCTGCTTCGTTTTGTATCTTATACAGGGGGTATTTACACTCAAAAAAT